A stretch of Calderihabitans maritimus DNA encodes these proteins:
- a CDS encoding tRNA1(Val) (adenine(37)-N6)-methyltransferase, whose amino-acid sequence MGGLLRPDEKVEELTRKIKIIQSKRGYRFSLDAVLLAHFVTLRPGEKVIDLGTGSGVIPLLLKSRQPDLTVVGLELQAELADMARRSVELNNLQETVFIQQGDLREAIAVFGTNRFDVVVSNPPYWRKGEGRINPDFSKALARHELECTLTDVIRVGSGILKPQGRFALIHRPERIQELIQLLNEYHLGLSRLRFVQPRLTEPPKFMLIEAVKGKFAKLEIMPVLVIYDEFERYSPELQQIFQR is encoded by the coding sequence ATGGGCGGGCTGTTAAGACCCGATGAAAAGGTAGAAGAACTAACCCGAAAAATCAAAATTATTCAGAGTAAGCGCGGGTATCGCTTTTCTCTGGATGCGGTTTTGTTGGCGCATTTTGTTACCCTCAGGCCGGGGGAAAAGGTAATTGACTTGGGAACCGGTTCGGGCGTGATTCCTCTGCTTCTGAAAAGTCGCCAACCAGACCTAACGGTAGTCGGATTGGAGTTGCAGGCCGAACTGGCAGATATGGCTCGGAGAAGTGTAGAACTGAACAATTTGCAGGAAACAGTTTTTATCCAGCAAGGGGATTTACGCGAGGCTATAGCCGTCTTCGGAACGAATCGGTTTGACGTAGTGGTTAGCAACCCTCCTTACTGGCGGAAGGGAGAAGGAAGGATAAATCCCGACTTTTCTAAAGCGCTTGCCCGGCACGAGCTCGAATGTACTTTGACTGATGTGATCCGGGTAGGGAGTGGTATATTAAAACCGCAGGGGAGGTTTGCTCTGATTCATCGCCCGGAAAGAATTCAAGAATTAATCCAGTTGCTGAACGAATACCATTTAGGCCTGAGCAGATTGCGTTTTGTTCAACCGCGGTTAACGGAGCCGCCCAAATTTATGCTGATCGAAGCCGTTAAAGGAAAATTCGCCAAATTAGAGATTATGCCGGTATTGGTTATTTATGATGAGTTTGAAAGGTACAGCCCTGAGCTTCAACAGATATTCCAGCGCTAA
- a CDS encoding aminotransferase class I/II-fold pyridoxal phosphate-dependent enzyme, whose translation MDPILDALIQYVGGKYINLHTPGHKQGCGINPKFREMLGEKSFSFDLTEVPGLDNLHQPQGIIKQAQELAARCFGAGETYFLVNGATAGILASLMAICRPGDYVLVPRHAHRSVWGGMVLTGIRPVYYKPEIHPRWGIPLGISPEDIQDKLFRQNCKAVLILHPTYHGMVSDLKSIVNIAHAHGVTVISDEAHGAHFAFHSRLPVSGMAAGADIAVHGTHKTLGALTQTGMLHVHPTAVGRWDIQQALSIVQTTSPSYLFLASLDAVRSQMQVEGPKLMEEVISIAETVRTKIASIKGIHCLGRELYQYPSLVDYDLTKLVISAVELGLTGYQLAKELRNSYSIEVEMADFTTVLMLITIGDNREIGDKIVKALQDLAERYKDSYLRCRCSRQRVEKMPSLPKVLMSPRDAYFAPKRDIPLQEAVGKVAGEIVAPYPPGIPVVCPGEEITYEIVNYLVAVREQGVVLQASKNSLLNRIRIIEV comes from the coding sequence ATGGATCCTATTTTAGATGCCTTGATACAGTATGTAGGCGGGAAATATATTAATCTTCATACCCCCGGCCATAAACAGGGATGCGGCATCAATCCAAAGTTTCGTGAAATGTTGGGGGAAAAAAGTTTTTCTTTTGATTTAACAGAAGTACCGGGACTTGACAATCTACATCAGCCTCAGGGAATTATTAAACAGGCTCAGGAATTAGCTGCCCGTTGTTTTGGCGCGGGAGAGACTTATTTTTTAGTCAATGGAGCAACGGCAGGGATACTGGCAAGTTTAATGGCTATTTGTCGCCCGGGAGATTATGTATTGGTTCCCCGGCATGCCCACCGTTCTGTTTGGGGAGGAATGGTTCTAACGGGAATTCGGCCCGTATATTATAAACCTGAGATACATCCCCGTTGGGGGATTCCCCTGGGGATTAGTCCGGAAGATATACAGGACAAGCTGTTCCGGCAAAACTGTAAGGCCGTATTAATTCTACATCCAACTTATCACGGTATGGTTTCGGATCTGAAAAGCATAGTAAATATCGCTCATGCCCATGGAGTAACAGTTATCAGTGATGAAGCCCATGGAGCCCATTTTGCCTTTCATTCTCGTTTGCCGGTCTCGGGGATGGCGGCGGGTGCTGATATTGCTGTGCACGGAACTCATAAAACCCTGGGAGCGCTTACGCAGACTGGCATGCTGCATGTTCACCCCACCGCGGTCGGTCGTTGGGATATTCAGCAGGCTTTAAGTATTGTGCAGACCACCAGCCCTTCTTATCTGTTCCTTGCTTCCCTGGATGCGGTCCGGAGTCAGATGCAAGTTGAGGGTCCAAAATTAATGGAAGAAGTTATTTCGATAGCCGAGACAGTTAGAACAAAAATAGCTTCTATCAAAGGAATTCATTGTTTGGGAAGAGAATTATACCAGTATCCTTCCCTTGTGGATTACGATTTAACCAAATTGGTAATATCGGCGGTTGAATTGGGTTTAACAGGTTACCAGCTGGCGAAAGAATTAAGGAATAGTTATTCCATTGAGGTAGAAATGGCTGATTTTACTACCGTTTTAATGTTAATCACAATTGGGGATAACAGGGAGATAGGAGATAAAATAGTAAAAGCACTTCAGGATTTGGCTGAACGGTACAAGGACAGTTATCTCCGGTGTCGTTGTTCTCGGCAGCGGGTGGAGAAAATGCCTTCTTTACCTAAGGTTCTGATGAGCCCCCGGGATGCCTATTTTGCTCCTAAGAGAGATATTCCCTTGCAAGAGGCGGTAGGAAAAGTTGCAGGAGAAATAGTGGCTCCGTATCCGCCGGGAATCCCAGTGGTATGTCCCGGGGAAGAGATTACCTACGAGATCGTAAATTATCTGGTTGCGGTTAGAGAACAGGGTGTGGTGTTGCAGGCGTCTAAAAATTCTCTGCTTAACCGTATCAGAATCATTGAAGTTTAA
- a CDS encoding AbrB/MazE/SpoVT family DNA-binding domain-containing protein — MLKSTGIVRKVDELGRVVIPIELRRTLGIEEKDALEIYVDHEKIILKKYEPACVFCGNAENVQNFKGKNVCRECALAMASQAS; from the coding sequence ATGTTAAAATCTACCGGTATTGTTCGCAAGGTAGACGAACTAGGAAGAGTAGTGATTCCTATCGAACTACGACGCACCTTAGGAATCGAAGAAAAGGACGCTCTAGAAATCTACGTAGATCATGAAAAAATTATCCTGAAGAAATACGAACCTGCCTGCGTCTTCTGCGGTAACGCAGAAAACGTTCAAAATTTCAAAGGTAAGAATGTTTGCCGCGAATGCGCTCTGGCCATGGCTTCTCAAGCCAGTTAA
- the rsmI gene encoding 16S rRNA (cytidine(1402)-2'-O)-methyltransferase, which produces MAERQTGTLYLVGTPIGNLEDITHRALNVLRHVEVVAAEDTRHTRKLLSHYNIHVSLTSYHEHNRETKGDYLLKLLQKGFDVALVSDAGMPGISDPGYSLVVKAIEAGIPVVPVPGPNALIAGLVVSGLPTRRFAFEGFLPHDGKARRRRLKALAGEERTMVFYESPHRLLETLKDMREILGPRPAAVARELTKKFEEVVRGDLDKLIQYFSDNRPKGEITLVVGGAEGRREEISPSREEIIHAVEGLVEKGMPKKEAIKKVAEDFAVPKREVYRAVVESRKD; this is translated from the coding sequence TTGGCGGAGAGGCAAACAGGAACTTTATATCTGGTGGGAACGCCTATAGGAAATTTAGAAGATATTACCCATCGGGCCTTAAATGTGTTACGCCACGTGGAAGTAGTCGCAGCCGAAGATACCCGCCATACCAGGAAGTTATTGTCCCATTATAATATTCATGTTTCTCTTACGAGTTATCATGAACACAACCGGGAGACTAAAGGTGATTACTTACTAAAGCTTTTACAAAAAGGCTTTGATGTAGCGCTGGTATCCGATGCCGGAATGCCGGGTATTTCCGACCCCGGTTATTCTCTAGTAGTTAAAGCAATTGAAGCGGGAATACCGGTTGTGCCCGTACCTGGCCCTAATGCGTTGATTGCTGGTTTGGTGGTATCTGGTCTGCCGACACGACGCTTTGCATTTGAAGGCTTTCTGCCGCATGACGGAAAAGCGAGGCGCAGGCGTTTAAAAGCCCTGGCGGGAGAAGAGAGGACCATGGTTTTTTACGAGTCGCCTCACCGCCTGTTAGAGACGTTAAAAGATATGCGAGAGATTTTGGGACCCAGGCCGGCGGCGGTGGCGCGGGAATTAACCAAGAAATTTGAAGAAGTAGTGCGGGGCGATTTAGACAAATTGATACAATATTTTAGTGATAATCGCCCTAAAGGTGAAATAACCCTGGTGGTAGGGGGCGCTGAGGGGAGAAGGGAAGAAATCTCTCCTTCTAGGGAAGAAATAATTCACGCGGTGGAGGGTTTGGTGGAAAAAGGAATGCCGAAAAAAGAGGCAATTAAGAAAGTAGCCGAAGATTTCGCCGTACCGAAGCGAGAAGTTTATCGTGCGGTAGTTGAAAGCAGGAAGGATTAA
- a CDS encoding 3D domain-containing protein has product MSVEYDVSRGTTWPLEVSLVEGEAVISKRRGIGFTVFFILMAMVLFLAGTFLYFWLQKEVIIEVDGGKLVHKTFKKTVEEVLNEARIELKEKDLVEPDLKAPIEDGVSIRIIRAIPVTVQVDGKLLTVETPPATVEKVLSQIGVTLGAQDKVNPGLDKIVEAGEKIVVTRVTTKLVTEEIEIPFKVLKRQDSSLERGIRKIIRRGKKGRARQVFRVTLEDGREVSRELVRTDVLEKPVDQVVAYGTLQIASRGEHSFRFTKALWVTATAYTHTGNPTKTGIYPRVGTVAVDPKVIPLGTRLYVDGYGFAEAQDIGSAIKGNRIDVFLETREEALRWGRRKVKVYLLE; this is encoded by the coding sequence TTGTCCGTCGAATACGATGTAAGCCGAGGGACAACTTGGCCGCTGGAGGTGTCTCTGGTGGAAGGAGAAGCAGTTATATCGAAGCGCCGTGGGATAGGTTTCACCGTTTTCTTTATTCTTATGGCTATGGTTCTGTTTTTAGCTGGTACTTTCCTTTATTTCTGGCTGCAAAAAGAAGTAATTATAGAAGTAGATGGGGGAAAATTGGTGCACAAGACTTTTAAAAAGACAGTGGAAGAGGTTTTAAATGAAGCCCGAATTGAATTGAAGGAAAAGGATTTGGTTGAACCGGACTTGAAAGCACCTATTGAGGATGGAGTGAGCATCAGGATAATTCGCGCTATTCCGGTAACAGTGCAGGTGGACGGTAAACTTTTAACCGTTGAAACTCCTCCTGCAACGGTGGAAAAAGTTTTATCTCAGATCGGGGTTACTTTGGGAGCGCAGGATAAGGTAAATCCTGGTTTAGATAAAATTGTTGAAGCTGGAGAAAAGATAGTGGTAACCCGAGTTACTACAAAACTGGTTACTGAGGAGATAGAGATTCCCTTTAAAGTTTTGAAACGGCAAGATTCCTCTTTAGAAAGGGGAATTCGAAAGATCATCAGGCGGGGAAAAAAAGGACGGGCCAGACAGGTATTTAGAGTTACTTTGGAGGACGGACGGGAAGTCAGTCGAGAATTGGTTAGGACGGATGTTCTAGAGAAACCTGTCGACCAGGTTGTTGCCTACGGGACTCTGCAAATCGCTTCGCGAGGAGAACATTCGTTTCGTTTTACAAAAGCTTTATGGGTGACCGCTACCGCATACACTCATACAGGCAATCCAACTAAAACCGGAATTTACCCTCGGGTAGGCACGGTAGCGGTAGATCCTAAAGTCATTCCCCTCGGAACGCGGTTGTACGTGGACGGTTATGGATTTGCGGAGGCCCAAGATATAGGTAGTGCTATCAAAGGAAACAGGATAGATGTATTTTTGGAAACGCGAGAAGAAGCTTTGCGTTGGGGAAGAAGAAAAGTTAAGGTATACCTTTTGGAATAA
- a CDS encoding PSP1 domain-containing protein, producing the protein MVKVVGVRFKKAGKIYYFDPDNLTVPVGTKVIVETARGLEYGEVVTEPKLVPEEETVTPLKKIVRIATPQDEQKVEENKRQEKEAFKLCLRKIQEHGLPMKLIDVEYTFDVSKIIFYFTAEGRVDFRELVKDLASIFRTRIELRQIGVRDEAKMLGGLGVCGRVLCCASFLGEFDPVSIRMAKDQNLSLNPSKISGICGRLMCCLRFENESYQRAKEKFPAVGKKVNTPQGEGKVMAINVLKENVTVELEDKRTVIFSVHEVEEMEED; encoded by the coding sequence TTGGTTAAGGTAGTTGGGGTGCGCTTTAAGAAAGCGGGCAAAATATATTATTTTGATCCTGATAATCTAACTGTACCGGTCGGAACCAAGGTTATAGTGGAAACGGCTCGGGGATTGGAGTATGGGGAAGTGGTTACGGAACCAAAGCTGGTTCCGGAAGAAGAAACCGTCACTCCTTTGAAAAAAATAGTGAGAATTGCTACCCCTCAGGATGAGCAAAAGGTAGAAGAAAATAAAAGGCAGGAAAAGGAAGCCTTTAAGTTATGTCTAAGAAAAATTCAAGAACACGGTTTGCCAATGAAACTAATCGATGTGGAGTACACCTTTGATGTAAGCAAGATAATCTTTTACTTTACAGCTGAGGGACGGGTTGACTTTCGCGAACTGGTAAAAGACCTGGCTTCTATATTTCGTACCAGGATAGAGCTCAGACAGATTGGAGTAAGGGACGAAGCTAAAATGCTCGGAGGCCTCGGGGTTTGTGGACGTGTTCTCTGTTGTGCCTCTTTTTTGGGGGAATTTGACCCGGTTTCCATCCGGATGGCCAAGGATCAAAATTTATCTTTGAACCCCAGCAAGATTTCTGGTATTTGTGGTCGCCTAATGTGTTGTTTGCGTTTTGAAAATGAAAGTTACCAGCGCGCCAAGGAGAAGTTCCCTGCCGTGGGGAAGAAAGTAAACACCCCCCAAGGGGAAGGAAAAGTTATGGCTATTAATGTATTAAAAGAGAATGTAACGGTAGAACTGGAAGATAAAAGGACGGTTATTTTTTCCGTCCATGAAGTAGAAGAGATGGAGGAAGATTAA
- the metG gene encoding methionine--tRNA ligase yields MGNKTYYITTPIYYPSDNLHIGHAYTTVAADTMARFKRMKGYDVWFLTGSDEHGQKIERKAKEAGKEPLEYVDKIVANFKHLWKALHISNDDFIRTTEERHKKVVQAIFKKIYDQGDIYKSEYEGWYCTPCETFWLERQLKEGNCPDCGRPVELLKEESYFFRMSKYADRLLQHIEENPDFIQPETRRNEMISFIKQGLEDLCVSRTTFKWGIPVPIDQKHVIYVWFDALTNYISALGYGEDNSKFDKYWPADLHLVGKDIVRFHTIIWPAILMAAGIELPKKVFGHGWLLLEGGKMSKSKGNVVDPLVLIEKYGVDAVRYFLLREMPYGEDGYYSEDALIERINTDLANDFGNLVSRTTAMIEKFAEGVIPSPGQEEPVDRELIELAEQTPREVERQLERFDLSNALGAIWKLVNRTNKYIDETAPWALARDPAKRSRLNTVLYNLAEALRVVTVLCTPFMPTLPDKVWQQLGLQEFKDIHTWDSTMRWGGVPGGTKIQRGPAIFPRIETKEKGGEAGEAPSGKEEKRQQEKQKEFISIEEFSRLDLRIAEVLEAENVPKTDKLLKLKVKVGEEERTVVAGIAQYYRPEELIGKKVVVVANLQPAKIRGITSEGMILAAVGDEQLGVLTVEKDLPSGAKVR; encoded by the coding sequence ATGGGCAACAAGACCTATTATATTACTACTCCTATTTATTACCCCAGCGACAATTTGCATATCGGTCACGCTTATACTACGGTAGCAGCTGATACTATGGCGCGGTTCAAGCGAATGAAAGGCTATGATGTTTGGTTCTTAACCGGGTCGGATGAACACGGTCAGAAAATTGAACGGAAGGCTAAGGAAGCCGGGAAAGAACCTTTGGAATATGTGGATAAAATAGTGGCTAACTTCAAGCATTTGTGGAAGGCGCTTCACATATCCAACGACGATTTTATCCGTACTACGGAAGAACGGCATAAAAAAGTAGTACAGGCAATCTTCAAGAAGATTTATGATCAAGGAGATATTTATAAATCTGAATATGAAGGTTGGTACTGTACTCCCTGCGAAACCTTCTGGCTGGAACGGCAGCTGAAAGAAGGGAATTGTCCTGACTGCGGAAGGCCCGTAGAGTTATTAAAAGAGGAGAGTTACTTTTTCCGCATGAGCAAATACGCAGACCGTTTGCTACAGCATATTGAAGAGAATCCCGATTTTATTCAACCGGAAACCCGTAGAAATGAAATGATCAGCTTTATCAAGCAGGGCCTGGAAGACCTCTGCGTTTCTCGGACTACCTTCAAGTGGGGTATTCCGGTGCCTATTGACCAAAAGCATGTGATATATGTTTGGTTTGATGCCCTCACCAACTATATATCGGCCTTGGGATACGGGGAGGATAACTCCAAGTTTGACAAGTACTGGCCTGCGGATCTCCATCTCGTAGGTAAGGATATTGTTCGTTTTCATACTATCATCTGGCCTGCCATTTTAATGGCGGCAGGCATTGAATTACCCAAAAAAGTTTTTGGTCATGGATGGCTTCTGCTGGAAGGGGGTAAAATGTCCAAATCGAAAGGTAATGTGGTTGACCCCCTGGTTTTGATTGAAAAATATGGGGTAGATGCCGTGCGCTATTTTCTGCTGCGGGAAATGCCATACGGTGAAGATGGGTACTACTCTGAAGACGCCCTGATCGAGCGAATAAATACAGATTTGGCTAATGATTTTGGGAACCTGGTCAGCCGTACTACCGCTATGATTGAAAAGTTTGCCGAAGGGGTTATTCCTAGCCCTGGACAAGAGGAACCGGTGGATAGGGAGTTAATAGAACTGGCAGAGCAGACACCCCGAGAAGTGGAAAGGCAGTTGGAGCGATTTGACCTGAGTAACGCCTTAGGAGCAATCTGGAAACTGGTCAATCGGACTAATAAGTATATAGATGAAACGGCTCCCTGGGCTTTGGCGCGAGATCCAGCTAAACGTTCTCGCCTTAACACTGTACTGTATAACTTGGCAGAAGCGCTGCGGGTAGTTACGGTTCTCTGTACTCCTTTCATGCCCACCTTGCCGGATAAAGTATGGCAGCAACTGGGATTACAAGAATTTAAAGATATTCATACCTGGGATAGTACCATGCGTTGGGGAGGTGTACCGGGCGGCACCAAGATTCAGCGAGGGCCGGCCATATTTCCCCGCATAGAAACTAAAGAGAAGGGTGGGGAAGCCGGCGAGGCGCCTTCCGGGAAGGAAGAAAAGCGTCAGCAGGAAAAACAGAAAGAGTTCATTTCTATTGAAGAGTTTTCCCGCTTGGACCTGCGTATTGCAGAAGTGTTGGAAGCAGAAAACGTACCTAAAACCGATAAGCTCTTGAAACTTAAAGTCAAGGTGGGGGAAGAAGAAAGGACAGTAGTAGCAGGAATTGCCCAGTATTATCGGCCGGAAGAGTTAATCGGGAAAAAGGTGGTTGTCGTAGCCAATTTGCAACCGGCTAAGATCAGAGGTATTACATCGGAAGGAATGATTCTTGCTGCCGTAGGAGATGAACAGTTGGGGGTTTTAACGGTGGAGAAAGATCTGCCCAGTGGAGCAAAGGTGCGGTAA
- the tmk gene encoding dTMP kinase — translation MFITVEGLDGAGKSTQAQILAQNLEKRGYQVVLAREPGGTKISEAIRNLLLDPRQETMASSTEVLLYAAARAQLVEEVVYPALQRGQVVICDRFVDSSIAYQGYGRGISLDFIITVNHHATRGLVPDLTIYLDIDPAAGLERVRQAGKTDRIEGETETFYRRVRQGYLALLEQNPKRIIKVRADRRVTEIAEEIWSYVERELRI, via the coding sequence ATGTTTATAACCGTAGAGGGACTGGATGGAGCCGGCAAATCCACTCAGGCTCAAATTTTGGCTCAAAACTTAGAGAAGCGAGGTTATCAAGTTGTTCTGGCGAGAGAACCCGGTGGCACCAAAATTTCGGAAGCCATAAGAAATCTGCTTTTGGACCCCCGGCAGGAAACGATGGCCTCTTCCACTGAAGTTCTGTTATATGCTGCTGCTCGCGCCCAGTTGGTGGAGGAAGTGGTATATCCGGCTCTTCAGCGGGGGCAAGTAGTCATATGCGATCGTTTTGTGGATTCCAGCATTGCTTACCAGGGATACGGGCGGGGAATTAGCCTTGATTTTATAATAACGGTGAATCATCACGCTACCAGAGGCCTGGTGCCGGATTTGACTATTTATTTGGATATAGATCCTGCAGCAGGACTGGAGCGGGTTCGCCAAGCGGGAAAAACTGACCGGATAGAAGGAGAAACAGAAACCTTTTACCGTAGAGTGCGCCAGGGATACCTGGCCTTACTGGAACAAAATCCTAAACGCATAATAAAAGTCCGGGCCGACCGGCGGGTGACAGAAATAGCCGAAGAAATTTGGAGCTATGTAGAACGAGAGCTTCGGATTTGA
- a CDS encoding initiation control protein YabA, whose protein sequence is MKLTESLIELEEKLNAILAEVRNLKMHIYALEEENERLRAKLYEERAQGNAFDNLSRLYDEGFHVCPPHFARARKAGNDCLFCISFLQKERKQNNK, encoded by the coding sequence ATGAAATTGACCGAAAGTTTGATTGAACTGGAGGAAAAACTAAATGCCATACTGGCAGAGGTACGCAACCTGAAGATGCATATATATGCCTTGGAGGAAGAAAACGAGCGTCTACGGGCCAAGCTTTATGAAGAGAGGGCTCAAGGCAATGCTTTCGATAATCTAAGTCGTCTATATGACGAGGGCTTTCATGTATGTCCTCCCCATTTTGCCCGGGCTCGAAAAGCAGGTAATGACTGCCTTTTTTGTATAAGTTTTCTTCAAAAGGAAAGGAAACAAAATAATAAGTAA
- the holB gene encoding DNA polymerase III subunit delta' produces the protein MLSFASIKGHDNAIKLLQKAILSQRISHAYLFVGPEGVGKEKVAYTFAAALNCLRRQGFEPCRQCISCQKIAAGNHPDFMVIDPQGKSIKIQQLRQLQRNLMYKHYEGHYRIILIREADAMTGEAANSFLKILEEPPLGTVFILLTTQVHRLPPTVVSRCQQVKFNPVPEKEIAEMLIKEGIPSVTARIAARLSEGRVSRAFRFAEEISTKRKEAIDYAQKILRADTVELFSIVSRLEQEENLQEMLELIALWFRDVMVWQESGEEKLVINNDQLEALKQVASSTTAARIGLEEVQRAQKLLRMNVNLRLVLENLVFGLRRLAVK, from the coding sequence ATGTTAAGCTTCGCAAGCATAAAGGGACATGACAACGCTATTAAGCTTTTACAAAAGGCAATTTTATCTCAACGCATCAGCCATGCCTATCTTTTTGTGGGGCCCGAGGGAGTAGGAAAAGAGAAGGTTGCCTATACCTTTGCTGCGGCTCTAAATTGTTTGCGACGGCAGGGGTTCGAACCTTGTCGCCAGTGCATTTCCTGTCAAAAAATTGCCGCTGGCAATCATCCAGATTTTATGGTTATTGATCCTCAGGGAAAAAGCATAAAAATTCAACAACTACGGCAATTGCAACGAAACTTGATGTACAAACATTATGAAGGTCATTACCGGATTATTCTTATAAGGGAAGCCGATGCTATGACAGGAGAAGCGGCTAACAGCTTTTTAAAAATTTTAGAAGAACCTCCGTTAGGGACGGTATTCATACTCTTAACAACTCAAGTGCACCGTTTGCCTCCTACGGTTGTTTCTCGCTGTCAACAGGTGAAGTTTAACCCGGTACCAGAAAAAGAAATCGCGGAAATGCTTATAAAGGAAGGTATTCCCTCTGTGACGGCTCGCATAGCGGCTCGACTGTCTGAGGGACGGGTGAGCAGGGCATTTCGTTTTGCTGAGGAGATAAGTACGAAAAGAAAAGAAGCTATAGATTATGCCCAAAAAATCTTACGGGCAGATACGGTTGAACTGTTTTCGATCGTGTCTCGTTTAGAACAAGAAGAGAATCTGCAAGAAATGTTAGAGCTTATAGCTCTTTGGTTTCGGGACGTTATGGTATGGCAGGAAAGTGGTGAGGAGAAACTAGTAATTAATAATGATCAACTGGAAGCACTCAAGCAAGTAGCCTCATCTACTACAGCAGCCCGCATAGGTTTGGAAGAAGTCCAACGGGCTCAGAAACTTCTTCGCATGAACGTAAATTTACGTCTTGTTTTGGAGAACCTGGTTTTTGGATTGCGGAGGCTGGCTGTCAAATAG
- a CDS encoding TatD family hydrolase has protein sequence MLFDSHAHLDDRQFAGEVDQVVRRAQLAGVKYILNAGYDVASSRRAVELAEKFDCIYAAVGIHPHVAKEATEEDFEALYQLAQNPKVVAVGEMGLDYYRNLSPRDVQQEVFREQIRLAHRLKLPIIVHDRDAHDDTVTILEEERAGEVGGVLHCFSGSWKMARRCLNLGFYISLAGPVTFKNARLHQEIAKLLPVNHLLVETDSPYLTPEPYRGKRNEPSFVKYVVEQIARLKNMSFEELSCITTENTKRCFNL, from the coding sequence ATGCTGTTTGACAGTCATGCCCATTTGGATGACCGTCAGTTTGCCGGAGAAGTGGACCAGGTAGTACGGCGAGCCCAGTTGGCGGGGGTCAAGTATATTCTTAATGCCGGGTATGATGTGGCGTCTTCCCGCCGTGCGGTGGAGTTGGCTGAAAAATTCGATTGTATCTATGCTGCCGTTGGTATTCACCCCCACGTAGCAAAGGAGGCTACGGAAGAGGATTTTGAAGCCCTATATCAACTGGCTCAGAACCCCAAGGTCGTGGCGGTAGGAGAAATGGGATTGGACTATTACCGGAATCTTTCCCCCCGTGATGTTCAGCAGGAAGTTTTTCGCGAGCAAATACGTTTGGCACACCGTCTAAAATTGCCGATTATCGTTCATGATCGGGATGCGCATGATGATACGGTGACTATTTTGGAAGAAGAAAGAGCCGGAGAGGTGGGCGGTGTTTTACATTGTTTCTCCGGAAGCTGGAAAATGGCCCGCCGGTGTTTAAATTTAGGGTTCTATATTTCTTTGGCAGGACCGGTTACCTTTAAGAATGCACGCTTGCACCAGGAAATTGCTAAACTGCTACCTGTTAACCACTTGCTGGTAGAGACTGATTCTCCTTATCTGACTCCGGAACCCTACCGGGGCAAACGAAACGAACCGTCCTTCGTGAAGTATGTGGTGGAGCAAATTGCCCGGCTGAAGAATATGTCTTTTGAAGAGTTGTCCTGTATAACTACGGAGAATACCAAGCGCTGTTTTAACCTGTAA